Proteins encoded within one genomic window of Kibdelosporangium phytohabitans:
- the hrpA gene encoding ATP-dependent RNA helicase HrpA has translation MGTPPKDSTLADLAQRLPALTLRDERRLGRRLEGVRKVRTPEARTAALEQIAADITSAELKVDARRTAMPEITYPDQLPVSQRRDEILAAVRDHQVVIVAGETGSGKTTQLPKICLELGRGVRGTIGHTQPRRLAARTVAERIAEELGIELGATVGYKVRFNDQISDSTAVKLMTDGILLAEIQSDRMLSQYDTLIIDEAHERSLNIDFILGYVKQLLPKRPDLKVIITSATIDPERFSRHFGDAPIVEVSGRTYPVEVRYRPVIDPDDPDADEDRDQTQAILDAVDELAAEGPGDILVFLSGEREIRDTAEALTKQDLKNTEILPLYARLSFAEQHRVFQSHRGRRIVLATNVAETSLTVPGIKYVIDPGTARISRYSNRLKVQRLPIEAVSQASANQRKGRCGRVSEGICVRLYTPDDFDARPEFTDPEILRTNLASVILQMTAAGLGDIAAFPFIDPPDKRNIADGVNLLQELGALEPSGLTQLGRKLAQLPVDPRLARMVLAADRNGCVHEVMVITAALSIQDPRERPQDKQEQAQQSHARFVDKTSDFLSYLNLWEYLRDKQKELSGNRFRKLCKAEFLNYLRVREWQDIYSQLRQVMDVKPPSPGGEVDAVRVHQSLLAGLLSHVGLRDPQKQDYIGARGARFAVFPGSALFKKPPQWVMAAELVETSRLWGRIAARIEPDWVEPLATHLVKRTYSEPHWERKQGAVMATERVTLYGIPIVANRKVNYGRIDPELSREMFIRSALVEGDWETRHKFFHDNRKLLTEVEELENRARRRDLLVDDETLFDFYDQRIGKDVVSGRHFDTWWKKTRGEQPELLTFPTEMLLNANAKTVTPQAFPDDWERDGLTMRLSYQFEPGRKDDGVTAHIPLPVLNQVSADGFAWQVPGLREEIITALLKSLPKQVRRNFVPAPDWAKAILHRITDLGEESLLDVVERQIKALSGIAVARADWDLSKVPDHLRVTYRVVDERRKLLAEGKDLGDLKRRLQPKMRETLSSAAGEIERKGLRTWEIGTLPKMLRQEQHGFTVTAYPALVDAVTAVDVRMFETEAEQRASMWQGTRRLLLLNTASPLKYVLGRMSNTAKLALSANPHRDMQDFFDDCIACAVDKIVADAGGVAWTAEAFKALQDKVRTQLNPTVLEAVNQVQAALAAYNSVQTRLSAMGGKRIEPSLHDIRQQLSRLVYRGFVTATGYDQLPSLVRYLRGIELRLDKLPERPDRDLEWAQIAQDVWQAYRELPDSPEARRIRWMIEELRLSYFAQSIKTAYAVSEKRIYRAIDQLMG, from the coding sequence ATGGGTACCCCACCAAAGGATTCGACGCTCGCCGATTTGGCGCAGCGGCTGCCGGCTCTGACCCTGCGTGACGAGCGCAGGCTGGGCCGCCGCCTCGAAGGCGTCCGAAAGGTCCGCACGCCAGAAGCCCGCACCGCCGCGCTCGAGCAGATCGCCGCCGACATCACCTCGGCCGAGCTGAAGGTCGACGCGCGGCGCACAGCCATGCCCGAGATCACGTATCCCGACCAGCTGCCGGTCAGCCAGCGGCGCGACGAGATCCTCGCCGCGGTCCGCGACCACCAGGTGGTGATCGTCGCCGGCGAGACAGGGTCGGGCAAGACCACGCAGCTGCCGAAGATCTGCCTCGAACTCGGCCGCGGTGTCCGCGGCACGATCGGCCACACGCAGCCGCGCAGGCTGGCCGCGCGCACGGTCGCCGAGCGCATCGCCGAGGAGCTCGGCATCGAGCTGGGCGCCACGGTCGGCTACAAGGTCCGGTTCAACGACCAGATCAGCGACAGCACAGCGGTCAAGCTGATGACCGACGGCATCCTGCTCGCCGAGATCCAGTCCGACCGGATGCTGTCCCAGTACGACACGCTGATCATCGACGAGGCGCACGAACGCAGCCTCAACATCGACTTCATCCTCGGGTACGTCAAGCAGCTGCTGCCCAAGCGCCCCGACCTGAAGGTGATCATCACCTCGGCGACGATCGACCCGGAGCGGTTCTCCCGGCACTTCGGCGACGCGCCGATCGTCGAGGTCTCCGGCCGGACCTACCCCGTCGAGGTCCGCTACCGGCCGGTCATCGACCCGGACGACCCGGACGCCGACGAGGACCGCGACCAGACCCAGGCCATCCTCGACGCGGTGGACGAGCTCGCCGCCGAGGGCCCCGGCGACATCCTGGTGTTCCTCAGCGGCGAACGCGAGATCCGCGACACCGCCGAAGCGCTCACGAAACAGGACCTGAAGAACACCGAGATCCTGCCGCTGTACGCCCGGCTGTCGTTCGCCGAGCAGCACCGAGTGTTCCAGTCGCACCGCGGCAGGCGGATCGTGCTGGCCACGAACGTGGCCGAGACGTCGTTGACCGTGCCGGGCATCAAGTACGTGATCGACCCGGGCACCGCGCGGATCTCCCGGTACAGCAACCGGTTGAAGGTCCAGCGGCTGCCCATCGAGGCGGTCTCGCAGGCGTCGGCCAACCAGCGCAAAGGCCGCTGCGGGCGGGTCTCCGAAGGCATCTGCGTCCGGCTCTACACGCCAGACGACTTCGACGCGCGGCCGGAGTTCACCGACCCGGAGATCCTGCGCACCAACCTCGCGTCTGTCATCCTGCAGATGACCGCGGCGGGCCTCGGCGACATCGCGGCGTTCCCCTTCATCGACCCGCCGGACAAGCGCAACATCGCCGACGGCGTGAACCTGCTGCAGGAGCTGGGTGCGCTGGAGCCGTCCGGGTTGACGCAGCTGGGCCGCAAGCTCGCGCAGCTGCCCGTCGACCCCAGGCTCGCCCGGATGGTGCTCGCCGCGGACCGCAACGGCTGCGTGCACGAGGTCATGGTGATCACCGCCGCTCTGTCCATTCAGGACCCGCGGGAACGGCCGCAGGACAAGCAGGAGCAGGCGCAGCAGTCACACGCCCGGTTCGTCGACAAGACTTCGGACTTCCTGTCGTACCTGAACCTCTGGGAGTACCTGCGGGACAAGCAGAAGGAGTTGTCCGGCAACCGGTTCCGCAAGCTGTGCAAGGCGGAGTTCCTCAACTACCTGCGTGTCCGCGAGTGGCAGGACATCTATTCGCAGCTGCGCCAGGTGATGGACGTCAAACCGCCGTCGCCCGGCGGCGAGGTCGACGCGGTCCGCGTGCACCAGTCGCTGCTCGCGGGTCTGCTGTCGCACGTCGGCCTGCGTGACCCGCAGAAACAGGACTACATCGGCGCGCGAGGCGCCAGGTTCGCGGTGTTCCCCGGATCGGCGCTGTTCAAGAAGCCGCCGCAGTGGGTGATGGCGGCCGAACTCGTCGAGACGTCCCGGTTGTGGGGCCGGATCGCGGCGCGGATCGAGCCGGACTGGGTCGAGCCGCTGGCCACGCACCTGGTGAAGCGCACCTACAGCGAACCCCATTGGGAACGCAAGCAAGGCGCTGTGATGGCGACTGAACGCGTGACGCTGTACGGCATCCCGATCGTGGCGAACCGGAAGGTCAACTACGGCCGGATCGACCCGGAGCTGTCCAGGGAGATGTTCATCCGCAGCGCGCTGGTCGAGGGCGACTGGGAGACGCGGCACAAGTTCTTCCACGACAACCGCAAGCTGCTGACCGAGGTCGAGGAGCTGGAGAACCGGGCGCGGCGGCGTGACCTGCTGGTCGACGACGAGACGCTGTTCGACTTCTACGACCAGCGGATCGGCAAGGACGTCGTGTCGGGGCGGCACTTCGACACGTGGTGGAAGAAGACTCGCGGTGAGCAGCCGGAGCTGCTGACGTTCCCGACCGAGATGCTGCTCAACGCCAACGCGAAGACCGTGACTCCGCAGGCGTTCCCGGACGACTGGGAGCGCGACGGCCTCACCATGCGGCTGTCGTACCAGTTCGAACCGGGCCGCAAGGACGACGGAGTCACCGCGCACATCCCGTTGCCCGTGCTCAACCAGGTGAGTGCGGACGGGTTCGCCTGGCAGGTGCCGGGGCTGCGCGAGGAGATCATCACCGCGCTGCTGAAGTCCCTGCCCAAACAGGTGCGCCGCAACTTCGTACCGGCGCCGGACTGGGCCAAGGCGATCCTGCACCGGATCACCGACCTGGGCGAAGAGTCCCTGCTGGACGTGGTGGAACGCCAGATCAAGGCGCTGTCCGGGATCGCGGTCGCCCGCGCGGACTGGGACCTGAGCAAGGTCCCCGACCACCTGCGGGTGACGTACCGCGTCGTGGACGAGCGCCGCAAGCTGCTGGCTGAGGGCAAGGACCTCGGCGACCTCAAGCGCCGCCTGCAGCCCAAGATGCGCGAGACGCTGTCGTCGGCGGCGGGGGAGATCGAACGCAAGGGCCTGCGGACCTGGGAGATCGGCACGCTGCCGAAGATGCTCCGGCAGGAGCAGCACGGTTTCACCGTGACCGCGTATCCCGCTTTGGTCGACGCGGTGACAGCTGTGGACGTCCGGATGTTCGAGACGGAGGCCGAGCAGCGCGCGTCCATGTGGCAGGGCACGCGACGGCTGCTGCTGTTGAACACGGCGTCGCCGTTGAAGTACGTCCTCGGTCGGATGAGCAACACGGCGAAGCTGGCGTTGTCGGCGAATCCGCACCGCGACATGCAGGACTTCTTCGACGACTGCATCGCGTGCGCGGTGGACAAGATCGTCGCGGACGCGGGTGGCGTCGCGTGGACCGCCGAGGCGTTCAAAGCGTTGCAGGACAAGGTGCGCACGCAGTTGAACCCGACTGTCCTGGAAGCGGTGAACCAGGTCCAGGCCGCGCTCGCGGCGTACAACTCGGTGCAGACGCGGCTGTCGGCCATGGGCGGCAAACGGATCGAGCCGTCGCTGCACGACATCCGCCAGCAGCTGTCCCGGCTGGTCTACCGCGGGTTCGTCACCGCGACCGGCTACGACCAGCTGCCCAGCCTGGTCCGTTATCTGCGCGGCATCGAGCTGCGGCTCGACAAGCTGCCCGAACGCCCCGACCGCGACCTGGAGTGGGCCCAGATCGCGCAGGACGTGTGGCAGGCCTACCGGGAACTGCCCGACAGCCCGGAGGCGCGCCGGATCCGCTGGATGATCGAGGAACTGCGGCTGAGCTACTTCGCGCAGTCCATCAAGACCGCGTACGCGGTGTCGGAGAAGCGCATCTACCGCGCGATCGACCAGCTCATGGGGTGA
- a CDS encoding FadR/GntR family transcriptional regulator, whose protein sequence is MPLATTRRAGLVDQVIDQMRSAITTGEWRVGERIPTEPELVTALGVGRNTVREAVRALAHAGLLEVRQGDGTFVRATSELSGAVRRLCGPELRDVLEVRRALEADGARLAATNRTEAQLEQLARLLETRDEAASSGQWAKFVQADADFHHLVVVASHNKLLAELHAGLTEVIKASIEAIDETAQPGAPKLDHHGLLYAIRDRDPERAVREAGGFLAEALTYLAENPA, encoded by the coding sequence GTGCCGTTGGCCACGACCCGGCGTGCCGGCCTTGTCGACCAGGTGATCGACCAGATGCGCAGTGCGATCACAACGGGCGAGTGGCGGGTTGGCGAACGAATCCCCACCGAACCCGAGCTCGTGACCGCTCTGGGCGTCGGCCGCAACACCGTTCGCGAGGCCGTCCGCGCTCTCGCCCACGCCGGGCTTCTCGAAGTCCGCCAAGGTGACGGCACGTTCGTGCGTGCCACAAGTGAACTGTCGGGTGCCGTGCGCAGGCTGTGCGGTCCCGAGCTGCGCGACGTGCTGGAAGTGCGGCGCGCCCTCGAAGCAGACGGTGCCCGCCTCGCGGCGACCAACCGCACCGAAGCCCAGCTCGAACAGCTCGCCCGCCTGCTCGAGACGCGCGACGAGGCCGCGTCGTCGGGCCAGTGGGCCAAGTTCGTGCAGGCCGACGCGGACTTCCACCACCTCGTGGTCGTCGCGTCGCACAACAAGCTGCTGGCCGAGTTGCACGCGGGCCTGACCGAGGTGATCAAGGCCAGCATCGAGGCGATCGACGAGACGGCGCAGCCGGGCGCCCCCAAACTCGACCACCACGGACTGCTCTACGCCATCCGCGACCGCGACCCCGAGCGCGCCGTGCGCGAGGCAGGCGGCTTCCTCGCCGAGGCGCTGACCTACCTGGCCGAGAACCCGGCCTGA
- a CDS encoding transglycosylase domain-containing protein: MWGWTRRTLYALLFLSLAAPLIAFRYCYSLWDVPDPAQIAAGQNQTIRLYYSDGVTELARISPKSGNRSSVRFQDIPEHVQRAVLAAEDNSYWDNSGFDVTGIMRAVWNNVTGASGGGSTITQQYVKKATGNEQLSFGRKWREMVLAKKMADTYAKKDLLTAYLNTVYFGRGANGIQAAAQAYFGKDVQRLDVSEAALLAGVIQRPTYWDPDVDKENAERRWGFVLDQMVAQGWLAGRESLRFPATLPRDATPGSARMQIQNQVLAELEELADLRRDELHQRGYRVITTIDRDAQTSAEQTVSTVMAGQPDTVRAALVAIDPRSGGVLAYHGGGNGIGLDYAQSPQEAGTTFGTFVAVAALRLGFRLDTPLDGGSSRMVDGIPFRNPAGVRCSPCDVRDSLQRQVNTASAALTSKIGTAAVADAAYQLGIPHELRGKPTLTEAAGKQPDTRIAVGSGATRVRTLDMAHAYATLAADGVRTSPHFVSQVQDIEGNNRYNATLSATQVMPPKVAAAVTANLPQVPLANGQAAAIRPGVRAYGDEGATAKAWMTGYTRDIATAVWIGADKVMPLKNKEGKDITALGEPATMWRAVMEAYRGGKVHASQTPDPAARPSPPTR; this comes from the coding sequence GTGTGGGGCTGGACACGCAGGACCTTGTACGCCTTGCTCTTCCTGTCGCTCGCCGCACCACTGATCGCGTTCCGCTACTGCTACTCGTTATGGGACGTGCCCGACCCCGCGCAGATCGCCGCGGGCCAGAACCAGACCATCCGGCTGTACTACTCCGACGGCGTGACCGAGCTGGCCAGGATCTCGCCGAAGAGCGGCAACCGCTCGTCCGTGCGGTTCCAGGACATCCCCGAGCACGTGCAGCGGGCGGTGCTGGCCGCGGAGGACAACAGCTACTGGGACAACTCCGGGTTCGACGTCACCGGGATCATGCGGGCGGTGTGGAACAACGTGACCGGCGCGTCCGGCGGCGGCTCCACCATCACCCAGCAGTACGTCAAGAAGGCGACCGGCAACGAGCAGCTCTCCTTCGGCCGCAAGTGGCGCGAAATGGTGCTCGCCAAGAAGATGGCCGACACCTACGCCAAGAAGGACCTGCTCACCGCGTACCTCAACACTGTCTACTTCGGACGTGGCGCGAACGGGATCCAGGCCGCGGCGCAGGCGTACTTCGGCAAGGACGTGCAGCGGCTGGACGTGTCCGAGGCCGCGCTGCTCGCCGGGGTGATCCAGCGGCCGACGTACTGGGACCCGGACGTGGACAAGGAGAACGCCGAGCGGCGGTGGGGTTTCGTCCTCGACCAGATGGTCGCGCAGGGCTGGCTGGCCGGCCGCGAGTCGCTGCGGTTCCCGGCGACCCTGCCGAGGGACGCGACACCGGGTTCGGCCCGGATGCAGATCCAGAACCAGGTGCTCGCCGAACTGGAGGAGCTCGCCGACCTCCGCCGGGACGAGCTGCACCAGCGCGGCTATCGCGTGATCACCACGATCGACCGGGACGCCCAGACCAGCGCCGAGCAGACGGTGTCCACAGTCATGGCAGGCCAGCCAGACACGGTACGCGCGGCTCTCGTGGCCATCGATCCCCGATCCGGTGGCGTGCTGGCGTACCACGGCGGTGGCAACGGGATCGGCCTGGACTACGCGCAGTCCCCGCAGGAGGCGGGCACCACGTTCGGCACTTTCGTCGCCGTGGCGGCACTGCGGCTCGGCTTCCGGCTGGACACGCCGTTGGACGGTGGTTCGTCACGCATGGTCGACGGCATTCCGTTCCGAAACCCCGCCGGTGTGCGGTGTTCGCCGTGTGACGTCCGTGATTCCCTGCAGCGCCAGGTGAACACGGCTTCGGCCGCGTTGACGTCCAAGATCGGCACCGCGGCGGTCGCCGACGCCGCGTACCAGCTCGGTATCCCCCATGAGCTGCGCGGAAAGCCCACGCTCACGGAAGCCGCGGGCAAGCAGCCCGACACGAGGATCGCGGTCGGCTCGGGCGCGACACGGGTTCGCACGCTCGACATGGCACACGCCTACGCCACGCTCGCCGCCGATGGTGTGCGCACCAGCCCGCACTTCGTCAGCCAGGTCCAGGACATCGAGGGCAACAACCGCTACAACGCGACACTCTCGGCGACGCAGGTGATGCCGCCGAAGGTCGCGGCCGCGGTGACGGCCAACCTGCCCCAGGTCCCGCTCGCCAACGGGCAGGCCGCAGCCATCAGGCCGGGCGTCCGGGCGTACGGCGACGAAGGCGCGACCGCGAAGGCGTGGATGACCGGCTACACCAGGGACATCGCGACCGCCGTGTGGATCGGCGCGGACAAGGTCATGCCGTTGAAGAACAAGGAAGGCAAGGACATCACCGCATTGGGTGAACCGGCCACGATGTGGCGCGCGGTGATGGAGGCATATCGCGGCGGCAAGGTCCACGCCTCGCAGACGCCCGATCCCGCTGCCCGGCCCAGCCCGCCGACGCGGTAG
- a CDS encoding M48 family metallopeptidase, whose product MTESDVQQSSPRVRFPGISPRAYEHPADKGAMATLRSVPGVADVLKTLNALFNERAERLMAVASHVRVGPSQYPVIDRIRNEAAEILDLQQVPKLYVARDPRVIAQTRGIDEPFIVVSSGLVELFDTEALRFVIGHEMGHVLSGHAVLLTLLDRLLKLQRSVAWVPLGVIGLRAVIAALYEWQRKAELSCDRAGLLVGQDPQASLRAHMYLAGATDLSQIDIPAFLEQAKEYEEVEDIRDSIIKLLAVEQQTHPFAVVRASQLQRWAASEEYRAILTGDYKRRDAEDDGNPLNEDIQGAAKSYKDAWNNSSDPLVKVFSDVGGALSGVADKVFSGFRRRPSDGEQSNEGNNGGTGGDKS is encoded by the coding sequence GTGACTGAATCCGACGTCCAACAGTCGTCACCGCGCGTCCGATTCCCCGGAATCAGTCCACGCGCCTACGAACACCCGGCCGACAAGGGCGCGATGGCCACGTTGCGCTCCGTGCCCGGTGTCGCCGACGTGCTCAAGACCCTCAACGCGTTGTTCAACGAGCGCGCCGAGCGTCTGATGGCAGTGGCTTCCCACGTGCGGGTCGGCCCCTCGCAGTACCCGGTCATCGACCGGATCCGCAACGAGGCCGCCGAGATCCTGGACCTCCAGCAGGTCCCCAAGCTGTACGTCGCCCGTGACCCGCGCGTCATCGCGCAGACCAGGGGTATCGACGAGCCGTTCATCGTGGTGTCCTCCGGCCTGGTCGAGCTGTTCGACACCGAGGCGCTGCGGTTCGTGATCGGTCACGAGATGGGGCACGTGCTGTCCGGTCACGCGGTGCTGCTCACGCTGCTCGACCGGCTGCTGAAGCTGCAGCGCTCGGTCGCGTGGGTGCCGCTCGGCGTCATCGGCCTGCGCGCGGTCATCGCGGCCCTCTACGAGTGGCAGCGCAAGGCCGAGCTGAGCTGCGACCGCGCCGGCCTGCTCGTCGGCCAGGACCCGCAGGCCTCGCTGCGCGCGCACATGTACCTCGCGGGCGCGACCGACCTCTCGCAGATCGACATCCCCGCCTTCCTCGAGCAGGCCAAGGAGTACGAAGAGGTCGAGGACATCCGCGACAGCATCATCAAGCTGCTGGCCGTCGAGCAGCAGACGCACCCGTTCGCGGTCGTCCGCGCCTCGCAGCTGCAGCGCTGGGCCGCGTCGGAGGAGTACCGCGCGATCCTCACCGGCGACTACAAGCGCCGTGACGCCGAGGACGACGGCAACCCGCTGAACGAGGACATCCAGGGTGCGGCCAAGTCGTACAAGGACGCGTGGAACAACTCCAGCGACCCGCTGGTGAAGGTCTTCAGCGACGTCGGCGGCGCGCTGTCCGGTGTCGCGGACAAGGTCTTCAGCGGCTTCCGCCGCCGCCCGTCGGACGGCGAGCAGAGCAACGAGGGCAACAACGGCGGCACCGGCGGCGACAAGAGCTAG
- the map gene encoding type I methionyl aminopeptidase: protein MPVRAPLTTGAQSPRRSVPVTIPRPEYVDKPAPARNTEPTYVQSPEVIEAMRVASRIAAQALQEGGKAVKPGATTDDIDAVVHEFLLDHAAYPSTLGYRNFPKSCCTSLNEVICHGIPDSTVIEDGDIVNIDVTAFIGGVHGDTNATFLAGDVSEENRLLVERTHEATMRAIKAVRPGRALNVIGRVIEAYAKRFGYGVVRDFTGHGIGRSFHSGLVILHYEEPSVQTEIEVGMTFTIEPMITLGGIDYDIWDDGWTVTTKDKSWTAQFEHTIVVTESGAEILTLP from the coding sequence ATGCCCGTACGTGCCCCACTGACTACCGGCGCGCAAAGCCCGCGCCGCTCAGTCCCCGTCACCATCCCCCGGCCTGAGTACGTCGACAAGCCCGCTCCGGCGCGCAACACCGAGCCGACGTACGTGCAGAGCCCCGAGGTGATCGAGGCAATGCGGGTGGCGTCGCGGATCGCCGCGCAGGCGCTGCAGGAGGGCGGCAAGGCCGTCAAACCGGGCGCCACCACCGACGACATCGACGCGGTCGTGCACGAGTTCCTGCTCGACCACGCCGCCTACCCGTCGACCCTCGGCTACCGCAACTTCCCGAAGTCCTGCTGCACCTCGCTCAACGAGGTGATCTGCCACGGAATCCCGGACTCGACCGTGATCGAGGACGGCGACATCGTCAACATCGACGTCACCGCGTTCATCGGCGGTGTGCACGGCGACACGAACGCCACGTTCCTCGCCGGGGACGTCTCGGAGGAGAACCGGCTGCTCGTCGAGCGCACGCACGAGGCGACGATGCGCGCGATCAAGGCTGTCCGCCCCGGGCGGGCGCTGAACGTGATCGGCCGGGTGATCGAGGCGTACGCCAAGCGCTTCGGCTACGGCGTGGTCCGGGACTTCACCGGGCACGGCATCGGCCGCTCGTTCCACAGCGGGCTGGTGATCCTGCACTACGAGGAGCCGTCGGTGCAGACCGAGATCGAGGTGGGGATGACCTTCACCATCGAGCCGATGATCACGCTCGGCGGCATCGACTACGACATCTGGGACGACGGCTGGACCGTCACGACCAAGGACAAGAGCTGGACGGCCCAGTTCGAGCACACCATCGTGGTGACCGAGTCGGGTGCCGAGATCCTCACTCTTCCGTAG
- a CDS encoding mycothione reductase, with product MRTFDLVIVGTGSGNSILDQRFRDWNVAIVEKGVFGGTCLNVGCIPTKMFVHTADLAATPAASARLGVDSTLDGVRWADIRDRIFGRIDPIAAGGREYRRHHEDNANVTVFEGTGTFTAPKVLEVTLPDGTSETITAPKFVLAAGGRAVVPDIPGLADVGYETSDTVMRLDKLPKRLTILGSGFVAAEFAHVFSSYGVDVTVIARSGALLRGEDEEISTRFTELAAERWDVRLDRKTVRAERDGDVVKLHLEGPSGAETVESDVLLVAIGRTPNSDILGTTAGGIATAPGGHVVVDEYQQTTLDGVYALGDISSPYELKHVANHEARIVQHNLLHPEDRKTSDHRFVPHAVFTSPQIASVGLTEREAAASHQRHVVAVQHYSDIAYGWAMEDTTGFVKLLADPATGQLLGAHIMGPQAASVIQPLIQAMSFGLPAHEMARGQYWIHPGMPEVVENALLKFELE from the coding sequence GTGCGGACCTTTGATCTGGTGATAGTCGGTACCGGCTCCGGCAATTCCATCCTCGACCAGCGGTTCAGGGACTGGAATGTGGCCATTGTGGAGAAGGGCGTCTTCGGTGGCACGTGCCTGAACGTCGGCTGCATCCCGACGAAGATGTTCGTGCACACCGCGGACCTGGCCGCCACGCCCGCCGCGAGCGCGCGGCTCGGCGTCGACTCCACGTTGGACGGCGTGCGCTGGGCCGACATCCGCGACCGGATCTTCGGGCGGATCGACCCGATCGCCGCGGGTGGCCGTGAGTACCGCCGCCACCACGAGGACAACGCCAACGTCACCGTCTTCGAGGGCACCGGCACGTTCACCGCGCCGAAGGTCCTCGAGGTGACGCTGCCGGACGGCACCAGCGAGACGATCACCGCGCCGAAGTTCGTGCTGGCCGCGGGTGGGCGCGCGGTCGTCCCGGACATTCCCGGCCTGGCCGACGTGGGCTACGAGACCAGCGACACGGTCATGCGGTTGGACAAGCTGCCCAAGCGGCTGACCATCCTCGGCAGCGGGTTCGTCGCGGCCGAGTTCGCGCACGTGTTCTCGTCCTATGGTGTCGACGTCACGGTGATCGCCCGCTCCGGCGCGTTGCTGCGCGGTGAGGACGAGGAGATCTCCACGCGGTTCACCGAGCTGGCCGCCGAGCGGTGGGACGTGCGGCTGGACCGCAAGACCGTGCGCGCCGAACGCGACGGTGACGTGGTCAAGCTGCACCTGGAGGGCCCGTCCGGCGCCGAGACCGTCGAATCCGACGTCCTGCTCGTGGCGATCGGCCGCACGCCGAACTCGGACATCCTCGGCACCACGGCCGGTGGCATCGCGACCGCGCCGGGCGGCCACGTCGTCGTCGACGAGTACCAGCAGACCACATTGGACGGTGTGTACGCGCTGGGCGACATCAGCTCGCCGTACGAGCTCAAGCACGTGGCCAACCACGAGGCCAGGATCGTGCAGCACAACCTCCTGCACCCGGAGGACCGCAAGACCTCGGACCACCGGTTCGTGCCGCACGCGGTGTTCACGTCGCCGCAGATCGCGTCGGTCGGGCTGACCGAACGGGAAGCCGCCGCGAGCCACCAGCGTCACGTGGTGGCCGTGCAGCACTACTCGGACATCGCGTACGGCTGGGCGATGGAGGACACCACCGGGTTCGTGAAGCTGCTGGCCGACCCGGCGACCGGGCAGTTGCTCGGCGCGCACATCATGGGGCCGCAGGCGGCGAGCGTGATCCAGCCGCTGATCCAGGCGATGAGCTTCGGCCTGCCCGCGCACGAGATGGCACGCGGCCAGTACTGGATCCACCCCGGCATGCCGGAAGTGGTGGAGAACGCGCTGCTCAAGTTCGAACTGGAGTAA
- a CDS encoding YbhB/YbcL family Raf kinase inhibitor-like protein — protein sequence MSLERPVTPDPYDLLPAVRSFTVSSNDVTGGQLLGDAQVFDGGNTSPQLSWSGFPSDTKSFVVTCFDPDAPTPSGFWHWLAIDIPVTVTSLDTGAGESDTTLPEGAFHTRNDFGNHKFDGAAPPAGDQVHRYYFVVHAVDQEKLGVDESASAAYVSFNLAFHTLARAIVVPTYRH from the coding sequence ATGAGCCTGGAGCGCCCTGTCACGCCCGACCCCTACGACCTGTTGCCGGCCGTGCGGTCGTTCACGGTGTCGTCGAACGACGTGACCGGCGGCCAGCTGCTTGGCGATGCGCAGGTGTTCGACGGCGGCAACACGTCGCCGCAGCTGAGCTGGTCCGGTTTCCCGTCGGACACCAAGAGCTTCGTGGTGACCTGCTTCGACCCGGACGCGCCGACCCCCTCGGGCTTCTGGCACTGGCTGGCCATCGACATCCCCGTGACGGTGACGTCGCTGGACACCGGCGCCGGTGAGAGCGACACCACGCTGCCGGAAGGCGCGTTCCACACGCGCAACGACTTCGGCAACCACAAGTTCGACGGCGCCGCACCGCCCGCCGGTGACCAGGTGCACCGGTACTACTTCGTGGTGCACGCCGTCGACCAGGAGAAACTCGGTGTCGACGAGAGCGCGTCGGCCGCGTACGTGAGCTTCAACCTCGCGTTCCACACGCTGGCCCGGGCGATCGTCGTGCCCACTTACCGGCACTGA